One Carassius auratus strain Wakin chromosome 4, ASM336829v1, whole genome shotgun sequence DNA segment encodes these proteins:
- the LOC113066999 gene encoding gastrula zinc finger protein XlCGF8.2DB-like, with the protein MVFIKVESEDMKIEETFTVKHEDPEEQTDPMTVKEENEVLNEIKEEDQHSNHHDFKPEEKSFSCSQTETTSMEEVAQKTVNLRYFSCQYCGKRFNHKGSINRHMRIHTEEKSYTCPECGKSFHQHGNLKLHMFIHTEERPFACQHCGKRFKRIVHLEDHMRAHTGINTFTCHQCGKGFSRKRTLDYHTRMHNENPYTCPHCRKSFVHKAKFEYHLRNHTREKPYICPHCGNGFIQKGHVIDHIRIHTGEKPFICHQCGNSFRQKGCLNRHMKTHSGEKSVEFTVE; encoded by the exons ATGGTGTTTATTAAAGTAGAGAGTGAAGACatgaagattgaagaaacattcacagtcaaacatgaagatcctgaggaacaaacag ACCCGATGACAGTGAAAGAAGAGAATGAAGTACTGAATGAAATCAAAGAGGAAGATCAACACTCAAATCACCATGATTTCAAACCTGAGGAAAAATCTTTTAGCTGTTCACAGACTGAAACAACCTCCATGGAGGAAGTGGCTCAAAAGACAGTAAACTTAAGATATTTCTCCTGCCAATATTGTGGAAAGCGTTTCAATCATAAAGGAAGCATTAACAGGCACATGAGAATACACACTGAGGAGAAGTCTTACACATGCCCcgagtgtggaaagagctttcaTCAACACGGAAACCTTAAACTACACATGTTCATTCATACAGAAGAAAGGCCTTTTGCCTGCCAGCACTGTGGAAAAAGATTCAAACGAATAGTACACCTTGAGGACCACATGCGAGCACACACTGGAATAAACACTTTCACTTGCCATCAGTGTGGAAAGGGTTTTAGCCGAAAACGCACCCTTGATTACCACACGAGAATGCACAATGAGAATCCCTACACATGCCCTCACTGTAGAAAGAGTTTTGTCCATAAAGCAAAGTTTGAATACCACCTGAGGAATCACACTCGAGAGAAACCCTACATATGCCCTCACTGTGGCAATGGTTTCATTCAGAAAGGACACGTTATAGACCACATcagaatccacactggagagaagcctttcatcTGCCACCAGTGTGGAAACAGTTTCCGCCAGAAAGGGTGCCTTAACCGgcacatgaaaacacacagtGGAGAGAAATCAGTTGAATTCACTGTGGAATGA